A window of the Henckelia pumila isolate YLH828 chromosome 3, ASM3356847v2, whole genome shotgun sequence genome harbors these coding sequences:
- the LOC140886504 gene encoding uncharacterized protein isoform X2 has product MGVVMMQVLGLELKACVFSCFMVIHALAGFPTEEGTPGLLFDENILISISPVADPPSDGTDFQPPLIIPPRSSGPAPQSTKGLNFSPRPSPLSTPPPNILVPPTASILHAVPAMPPVPPPENPPHAVYLPPPSVLDAPVPSMPPSSSSPLEPKFAPPTIAPENSAPHSPMAPASNASAPTSILGGPPPSHSFLPEEPPSLPPVPDMSSSPPSTDPILPEEPPSSPPEQSTSPISSPPPSGTGAIPVASPVNNPAIHYAPISNAPSEAPSASKLPRHPISAPPHPYSELAPWPYPSKKPNPSRDYNTAPAPLFHIIPPTSHTQAPSSGPMAHFRQYAPPPTTAGSSQSASPILAPIPSSRNHHPPIFSSPPKSPPEPAKGPKMPPPSPLLELPPPPPHKACAPLSCTEPLTYGPPDSPCICVLPIQVGLSLTVALYTFFPLVSELSKEIASGVYMKQSQVRIMGANANAVNPQKTIVLIDLIPLGTKFDDTTAYLTFQRFWHKQVVISMSLFGDYDVLYVRYPGLPPSPPLPPSTIGIVGSNPYPGRDNNARTVQPLGVDVRRNQHNEGPKRGILASIIVSAFVIFVLFCAIAWVFMFKHGKRGYISNPTPPTTIRSLAKSSGRAVSMIGSGPSSPSFSLSSSIAAYTASAKTFSVSDIERATDHFNETRILGEGGFGIVYRGVLDDGTKVAMKILKRYDQQGGREFLAEVEMLSRLHHRNLVKLIGICVEDRTRCLVYELIPNGSVESHLHGIDKESAPLDWSARLKIALGAARALAYLHEDSNPRVIHRDFKASNILLEDDYTPKVSDFGLARTALEEENRHISTRVMGTFGYVAPEYAMTGHLLVKSDVYSYGVVLLELLTGKKPIDLSQPPGQENLVSWSRPLLSSREGLESIIDPSLGPDFPFDSIAKVAAIASMCVQPEVSHRPFMGEVVQALKLVYNECDETKEEDLSIDMEARKSSNSDRLPGLLLDQSPASDYDYRLDADKDLSMSELLSSSTKPGRDDSESFRWKSSSGPLRTSRASRLWRTMRRLSGGSVSEHRMFLRLWPGSH; this is encoded by the exons ATGGGGGTGGTGATGATGCAAGTTCTTGGATTGGAGCTGAAAGCCTGtgttttttcttgttttatGGTGATTCACGCACTTGCTG GTTTTCCAACTGAGGAAGGAACGCCTGGCCTTTTGTTTGACGAAAATATCTTAATCAGCATATCACCTGTTGCAGATCCTCCATCCGATG GGACAGATTTCCAACCTCCACTCATAATTCCTCCTCGCAGTTCTGGACCGGCACCTCAATCAACAAAAGGTCTTAACTTTTCCCCAAGACCAAGTCCTCTTTCAACACCACCTCCAAATATTCTTGTTCCACCCACCGCATCTATTCTGCATGCTGTCCCCGCAATGCCACCAGTACCTCCTCCAGAGAATCCTCCACATGCAGTATACCTTCCCCCTCCCTCTGTGTTGGATGCCCCAG TACCGAGTATGCCACCTTCTAGTAGTTCGCCACTGGAGCCAAAATTTGCGCCGCCAACTATAGCGCCTGAAAACAGTGCTCCCCACTCACCAATGGCTCCAG CATCAAATGCATCAGCTCCAACGAGTATCTTAGGCGGCCCGCCACCCTCACACTCCTTTTTGCCTGAAGAACCACCATCCCTTCCGCCTG TGCCAGACATGTCTTCATCTCCACCATCTACTGATCCAATATTACCTGAAGAACCACCGTCCAGTCCACCAG AACAAAGTACCTCTCCTATATCATCTCCTCCTCCAAGTGGAACAGGTGCTATACCGGTTGCATCGCCTGTAAATAATCCTGCCATCCATTATGCACCTATAAGCAATGCCCCATCCGAAG CTCCTTCAGCAAGTAAACTGCCTCGACATCCTATAAGTGCTCCTCCTCATCCATATTCTGAGTTGGCTCCGTGGCCTTATCCATCGAAAAAGCCGAATCCTTCAAGAGATTATAACACCGCTCCTGCTCCATTGTTCCATATAATCCCTCCTACTTCACACACACAAG CTCCAAGCTCAGGTCCAATGGCTCATTTCCGGCAATATGCTCCACCACCCACAACTGCAG GCTCTTCTCAATCTGCATCTCCGATTCTTGCCCCAATTCCTTCCTCAAGAAATCATCATCCTCCTATATTTTCTTCACCTCCAAAATCTCCACCTGAGCCTGCCAAAG GTCCAAAAATGCCGCCACCATCCCCGTTGCTAGAACTGCCACCTCCACCTCCTCATAAAG CTTGTGCTCCTCTGAGTTGCACCGAGCCATTAACATATGGTCCTCCTGACTCTCCCTGCATCTGTGTGCTGCCAATACAAGTGGGGCTCAGCCTTACCGTAGCACTATACACCTTCTTTCCTTTAGTTTCAGAACTTTCAAAAGAAATTGCTTCTGGAGTATATATGAAGCAAAGTCAAGTTCGCATCATGGGAGCAAATGCAAATGCAGTTAATCCACAAAAGACCATTGTTCTTATTGATTTGATACCTCTCGGCACAAAATTTGATGACACAACAGCATATTTAACATTTCAAAGATTTTGGCACAAGCAAGTGGTTATAAGTATGTCATTGTTTGGTGATTATGATGTACTATATGTTCGATATCCAG GTCTTCCCCCTTCTCCGCCTTTGCCTCCATCAACCATTGGCATTGTAGGAAGCAATCCATACCCTGGTCGTGACAATAATGCAAGAACTGTGCAACCCCTTGGGGTGGACGTAAGGAGAAATCAGCATAACGAGGGACCAAAAAGAGGCATTCTGGCATCAATCATCGTATCTGCCTTCGTAATTTTTGTCTTATTTTGTGCTATTGCATGGGTTTTCATGTTCAAACATGGAAAGCGTGGCTACATATCTAATCCAACTCCACCAACTACCATCCGTTCCCTTGCAAAATCATCAG GCAGGGCAGTATCTATGATCGGAAGTGGCCCCAGTTCTCCTTCTTTCTCCTTGAGTTCAAGTATTGCAGCTTATACTGCCTCTGCAAAAACATTTAGTGTAAGTGATATAGAGAGAGCAACTGATCACTTCAACGAAACGAGAATACTTGGCGAAGGTGGCTTTGGAATTGTTTACAGAGGCGTGCTTGACGATGGGACCAAAGTTGCGATGAAGATACTCAAGAGATATGATCAGCAGGGAGGCCGTGAATTCTTAGCGGAGGTTGAGATGCTCAGCCGGCTTCATCACAGGAACTTGGTCAAGCTTATTGGTATATGTGTTGAGGATCGTACGAGATGTTTAGTATATGAATTAATACCGAATGGCAGTGTGGAATCTCATTTACATG GCATTGACAAGGAAAGTGCCCCACTTGACTGGAGTGCCCGGCTAAAAATTGCCCTTGGAGCTGCTCGAGCTTTAGCATATCTGCACGAAGATTCAAACCCCCGAGTCATACACAGGGATTTCAAGGCCAGCAACATCTTACTGGAAGATGACTATACCCCAAAAGTATCTGATTTTGGTTTAGCCCGTACAGCATTGGAAGAGGAAAACAGACACATTTCGACCCGTGTCATGGGAACCTTCGG GTATGTAGCTCCGGAGTACGCAATGACAGGGCATCTACTCGTTAAAAGTGACGTTTACAGTTATGGCGTAGTCCTTCTCGAACTCCTTACAGGGAAAAAACCCATAGACTTGTCTCAGCCACCCGGTCAAGAAAATCTAGTTTCTTGGTCCCGCCCGCTCCTAAGCAGTCGAGAAGGTTTGGAGTCGATCATCGACCCATCCTTAGGGCCTGATTTTCCATTCGACAGCATAGCAAAGGTTGCTGCTATTGCTTCAATGTGTGTCCAACCAGAGGTATCACACAGACCCTTTATGGGAGAAGTCGTTCAAGCCTTAAAACTGGTGTACAATGAGTGTGACGAAACGAAAGAAGAAGACTTGTCTATAGATATGGAAGCTAGGAAAAGTAGTAACTCGGATAGGTTGCCTGGTCTTTTACTGGATCAGTCCCCGGCATCTGATTATGACTATAGGCTCGATGCCGACAAGGATCTTTCCATGTCGGAGCTTTTGAGTTCA
- the LOC140886504 gene encoding uncharacterized protein isoform X1, translating to MGVVMMQVLGLELKACVFSCFMVIHALAGFPTEEGTPGLLFDENILISISPVADPPSDGTDFQPPLIIPPRSSGPAPQSTKGLNFSPRPSPLSTPPPNILVPPTASILHAVPAMPPVPPPENPPHAVYLPPPSVLDAPVPSMPPSSSSPLEPKFAPPTIAPENSAPHSPMAPASNASAPTSILGGPPPSHSFLPEEPPSLPPVPDMSSSPPSTDPILPEEPPSSPPEQSTSPISSPPPSGTGAIPVASPVNNPAIHYAPISNAPSEAPSASKLPRHPISAPPHPYSELAPWPYPSKKPNPSRDYNTAPAPLFHIIPPTSHTQAPSSGPMAHFRQYAPPPTTAGSSQSASPILAPIPSSRNHHPPIFSSPPKSPPEPAKVPFISPIMPPSGSTKGPKMPPPSPLLELPPPPPHKACAPLSCTEPLTYGPPDSPCICVLPIQVGLSLTVALYTFFPLVSELSKEIASGVYMKQSQVRIMGANANAVNPQKTIVLIDLIPLGTKFDDTTAYLTFQRFWHKQVVISMSLFGDYDVLYVRYPGLPPSPPLPPSTIGIVGSNPYPGRDNNARTVQPLGVDVRRNQHNEGPKRGILASIIVSAFVIFVLFCAIAWVFMFKHGKRGYISNPTPPTTIRSLAKSSGRAVSMIGSGPSSPSFSLSSSIAAYTASAKTFSVSDIERATDHFNETRILGEGGFGIVYRGVLDDGTKVAMKILKRYDQQGGREFLAEVEMLSRLHHRNLVKLIGICVEDRTRCLVYELIPNGSVESHLHGIDKESAPLDWSARLKIALGAARALAYLHEDSNPRVIHRDFKASNILLEDDYTPKVSDFGLARTALEEENRHISTRVMGTFGYVAPEYAMTGHLLVKSDVYSYGVVLLELLTGKKPIDLSQPPGQENLVSWSRPLLSSREGLESIIDPSLGPDFPFDSIAKVAAIASMCVQPEVSHRPFMGEVVQALKLVYNECDETKEEDLSIDMEARKSSNSDRLPGLLLDQSPASDYDYRLDADKDLSMSELLSSSTKPGRDDSESFRWKSSSGPLRTSRASRLWRTMRRLSGGSVSEHRMFLRLWPGSH from the exons ATGGGGGTGGTGATGATGCAAGTTCTTGGATTGGAGCTGAAAGCCTGtgttttttcttgttttatGGTGATTCACGCACTTGCTG GTTTTCCAACTGAGGAAGGAACGCCTGGCCTTTTGTTTGACGAAAATATCTTAATCAGCATATCACCTGTTGCAGATCCTCCATCCGATG GGACAGATTTCCAACCTCCACTCATAATTCCTCCTCGCAGTTCTGGACCGGCACCTCAATCAACAAAAGGTCTTAACTTTTCCCCAAGACCAAGTCCTCTTTCAACACCACCTCCAAATATTCTTGTTCCACCCACCGCATCTATTCTGCATGCTGTCCCCGCAATGCCACCAGTACCTCCTCCAGAGAATCCTCCACATGCAGTATACCTTCCCCCTCCCTCTGTGTTGGATGCCCCAG TACCGAGTATGCCACCTTCTAGTAGTTCGCCACTGGAGCCAAAATTTGCGCCGCCAACTATAGCGCCTGAAAACAGTGCTCCCCACTCACCAATGGCTCCAG CATCAAATGCATCAGCTCCAACGAGTATCTTAGGCGGCCCGCCACCCTCACACTCCTTTTTGCCTGAAGAACCACCATCCCTTCCGCCTG TGCCAGACATGTCTTCATCTCCACCATCTACTGATCCAATATTACCTGAAGAACCACCGTCCAGTCCACCAG AACAAAGTACCTCTCCTATATCATCTCCTCCTCCAAGTGGAACAGGTGCTATACCGGTTGCATCGCCTGTAAATAATCCTGCCATCCATTATGCACCTATAAGCAATGCCCCATCCGAAG CTCCTTCAGCAAGTAAACTGCCTCGACATCCTATAAGTGCTCCTCCTCATCCATATTCTGAGTTGGCTCCGTGGCCTTATCCATCGAAAAAGCCGAATCCTTCAAGAGATTATAACACCGCTCCTGCTCCATTGTTCCATATAATCCCTCCTACTTCACACACACAAG CTCCAAGCTCAGGTCCAATGGCTCATTTCCGGCAATATGCTCCACCACCCACAACTGCAG GCTCTTCTCAATCTGCATCTCCGATTCTTGCCCCAATTCCTTCCTCAAGAAATCATCATCCTCCTATATTTTCTTCACCTCCAAAATCTCCACCTGAGCCTGCCAAAG TTCCATTCATTTCTCCTATAATGCCCCCCTCTGGGTCAACAAAAGGTCCAAAAATGCCGCCACCATCCCCGTTGCTAGAACTGCCACCTCCACCTCCTCATAAAG CTTGTGCTCCTCTGAGTTGCACCGAGCCATTAACATATGGTCCTCCTGACTCTCCCTGCATCTGTGTGCTGCCAATACAAGTGGGGCTCAGCCTTACCGTAGCACTATACACCTTCTTTCCTTTAGTTTCAGAACTTTCAAAAGAAATTGCTTCTGGAGTATATATGAAGCAAAGTCAAGTTCGCATCATGGGAGCAAATGCAAATGCAGTTAATCCACAAAAGACCATTGTTCTTATTGATTTGATACCTCTCGGCACAAAATTTGATGACACAACAGCATATTTAACATTTCAAAGATTTTGGCACAAGCAAGTGGTTATAAGTATGTCATTGTTTGGTGATTATGATGTACTATATGTTCGATATCCAG GTCTTCCCCCTTCTCCGCCTTTGCCTCCATCAACCATTGGCATTGTAGGAAGCAATCCATACCCTGGTCGTGACAATAATGCAAGAACTGTGCAACCCCTTGGGGTGGACGTAAGGAGAAATCAGCATAACGAGGGACCAAAAAGAGGCATTCTGGCATCAATCATCGTATCTGCCTTCGTAATTTTTGTCTTATTTTGTGCTATTGCATGGGTTTTCATGTTCAAACATGGAAAGCGTGGCTACATATCTAATCCAACTCCACCAACTACCATCCGTTCCCTTGCAAAATCATCAG GCAGGGCAGTATCTATGATCGGAAGTGGCCCCAGTTCTCCTTCTTTCTCCTTGAGTTCAAGTATTGCAGCTTATACTGCCTCTGCAAAAACATTTAGTGTAAGTGATATAGAGAGAGCAACTGATCACTTCAACGAAACGAGAATACTTGGCGAAGGTGGCTTTGGAATTGTTTACAGAGGCGTGCTTGACGATGGGACCAAAGTTGCGATGAAGATACTCAAGAGATATGATCAGCAGGGAGGCCGTGAATTCTTAGCGGAGGTTGAGATGCTCAGCCGGCTTCATCACAGGAACTTGGTCAAGCTTATTGGTATATGTGTTGAGGATCGTACGAGATGTTTAGTATATGAATTAATACCGAATGGCAGTGTGGAATCTCATTTACATG GCATTGACAAGGAAAGTGCCCCACTTGACTGGAGTGCCCGGCTAAAAATTGCCCTTGGAGCTGCTCGAGCTTTAGCATATCTGCACGAAGATTCAAACCCCCGAGTCATACACAGGGATTTCAAGGCCAGCAACATCTTACTGGAAGATGACTATACCCCAAAAGTATCTGATTTTGGTTTAGCCCGTACAGCATTGGAAGAGGAAAACAGACACATTTCGACCCGTGTCATGGGAACCTTCGG GTATGTAGCTCCGGAGTACGCAATGACAGGGCATCTACTCGTTAAAAGTGACGTTTACAGTTATGGCGTAGTCCTTCTCGAACTCCTTACAGGGAAAAAACCCATAGACTTGTCTCAGCCACCCGGTCAAGAAAATCTAGTTTCTTGGTCCCGCCCGCTCCTAAGCAGTCGAGAAGGTTTGGAGTCGATCATCGACCCATCCTTAGGGCCTGATTTTCCATTCGACAGCATAGCAAAGGTTGCTGCTATTGCTTCAATGTGTGTCCAACCAGAGGTATCACACAGACCCTTTATGGGAGAAGTCGTTCAAGCCTTAAAACTGGTGTACAATGAGTGTGACGAAACGAAAGAAGAAGACTTGTCTATAGATATGGAAGCTAGGAAAAGTAGTAACTCGGATAGGTTGCCTGGTCTTTTACTGGATCAGTCCCCGGCATCTGATTATGACTATAGGCTCGATGCCGACAAGGATCTTTCCATGTCGGAGCTTTTGAGTTCA